The Solanum dulcamara chromosome 6, daSolDulc1.2, whole genome shotgun sequence genome contains the following window.
TACGGCTACGTCTacggattcggattcggattcggattcggattcggatttggattcggtcaattgatatgattgattgataatctttttggaccaaatttcctttaaattttaattaattaatattatttatttatttaattaattaagtgaaaatcTCCCTCTGTTTTTCCAacagatttttgaaaggttgcaaccttgtccgaaaagttgcaaaccttttctcaacaggcaaatcttttcccaacaggtgacttttcttaaaaggtgcaaacaatctatatatgtctcttaatcctcagaatgttcaaTACGAAAAATTCTGAaacaacatcttcttcttcttctttctgcactttctaaattcgtgtgatatacaaccttcgagtggttcgcagtcaccaaaatttgcagtacctctactttggtgagtaaatcgttctatcctaggaggaaagattccaaaacctcgggtactttgagggaaataatttccttaaggacacactgtgcaatCAGTGGGCTTGATTTTGTTCTTGcattaatttttcagattctgtgttttattacttttagttgttgttactgttttaatattttccaatacagtttactaacaataCGTATTTCCTCACTTTCAAtcctttttaatttgtttaaaaatatgtttttttcttttttgataactcgttaattatcatatcaaattaaaattaaaaaaatattttttttaaaaacaaaattgaaaaatggCCAATCAACGCTATTTCTACAATTATTGGACTTTTGGGCAATTTGCTTATTGGGGAGAAAAGTTAGAAGTAGCTCACTACACTATTGCTTTTCAAACTTAGATTTTCAATCTTTAGAAACTAggtattgatttatttatttttagtttttgaaaaatatggAGAAATTAAAATGATAGTGCTTACTGCTTAAGTGGTTAGAGAGAGTACAAAATGAAAATTAtgcatcattttttttctttgtttaattaacaataataacatattaaCAGTGTAATCTCAAAAGTAGGCTTATGGAAGATAGTGTGTATGAAGCCTTATTTCTACCTTGTGAACGTAAAATGATTGTTTTAATAGATCAGACTCAAGTGAAGCATAAGCAAGTATGAAAAGTAAATATAATAGTAAAAACGTTATgctaaaaatataagaaaagataacataataaaaaaaaacaacgAACAAAATCCAAGTGGATGCTTTATTGAATTTAACATTTTCCTATCGAGATACATATTGTTCTTTAGAATCAGTATTAGAAGTCTTACTAATGGCAGGACTAAcaacatgttcattatgatcATTTTTTGAAGGACTTGGACTAACAGCTTTATGAAATGTAACACCTTATGGTAATAGACCAGGATTGCCTCTAAGATAAGGTCTCTTTGATACTATCGAATTAGTATTAGAAATTTTAGGAACAACAGGACTAACATTATGATTTTTAGAAATTCTTGGACTAACAGCTTTATGAATTGTAACACCTTGTGGTAATAGCCCAGGATTGCCTCTAAAATAAGGTCTCTTTGATACTATCGAATTAGTATTAGAAATTTTAGGAACAACACGACTAACAACATGATTTTTAGAAATTCTTGGACTAACAGCTTTATGAAATGTAACACCTTGTGGTAATAGCCCAGGATTGCCTTTAAGATAAGGTCTCTTTGATACTATCGAATTAGTATTAGAAATTTTAGGAACAACAGGACTAACAACATGATTTTTAGAAATTCTTGGACTAATAGCTTTATGAAATGTAACACCTTGTGGTAATAGTCCGGGATTACCTCTAAGGTAAGGTCTCTTTGGTACTATCAAATTAGTATCAGAATTCTTGCTAACGGGAAGACTAACCACATGATTTTCAGATAGTGTCGGGCTAATAGCTTTATGAAACGTAACACTTTGTTGTACTTGTCCAGGATTACGATCTCTAATTAGATAAGGCCTTCCATGAAGGATGATCGCGTGTTTCTTCAAGTTTTCAAAGTAAGGATCAGAGGTATCACTGCCAATTATAGTTCCACATGTTATTATGAAGAAAATGAGGGGGGAAATGGAGATTTTTTGCACCATTTTGCTATACAAAAAGAGTAATGAAAAATTAACAAGggtggtgggggtgggggtggggggagtAGTTATATTTGCTTGGAATTTTAGACTTGTGACTTATATAATGTTCATATTGTATGTGAAGCATTTACTATATCcactaaatgaaataagaagATTAACAGCCTTGTTAATGAAAACAGTTTCAGTATTGATATTAATTACGTTTCTACAATTAAGTTACAATTTTGACTATACAATAAATacattgtttatatatatatatatataattgtattTGATTTCGTATTGACTATTGAGGTCCTTAATCCttataatgaaaaataatagtaaactttacctaaatcccataatgaAAAAGtttaattactatacatccctcattgtaccaaaattaTCCGATATcccttttttttcaacttttctgatacattagtgatgtatctgatacatcaattatctatagaataattaatgaagatcatctatttatggataatatcttaatataaggtatgattggctctttaaatcaattactgatctaattaatgaaaTTAATTTAGTTAAAAAAATAGCAGATGtgtacatgaagattcaagccaaaaaacagagcataaattcaaaccaaattcgatttcaatctttttttcagttttgttgatacataagttatgtatctgatacatcaactttagatGTAGAATAGCCCTATATGCCAttccgaatctcaatgggtgggacgggatcttcttgatgacgtattttatttcctgcattgacatgaaaatggttaaatacaacttgaactttatacataaatacgatgtatcatatgcattaaaatatctgatacatgagatgagattctgatacatacagaagttGTATCAGAAGCAGTTATATcttataatctgatacataagtgtagatgtatcagaatcattaaaacttgaaacaatagaaactgacacttaaacatgatatatcagaaatagtaaatatccaaaaaattgcatttgaaaaagatattatgtatctgatacataaatctagatgtatcagaatcattaaaacttgaaacaataaaaactgacacttaaacatgatgtatcagaaatagtaaatctccaaaaaattgcatttgaaaaagatattatgtatctgatacataaatgtagatgtatcagaatcattaaaacttgaaacaatagaaactgacacttaaacatgatgtatcagaaatagtaaatctccaaaaaattgcatttgaaaaagatattatgtatctgatacataaatgtagatgtatcagaatcattaaaacttgaaacaatagaaactgacacttaaacatgatatatcagaaatagtaaatctccaaaaaattgcatttgaaaaagacattatgtatcagaagagatagcgcttgatacatgataatctgatacataaatgatatgtatcagaatcaaaaaaccttcacaaaattttcattctaaaaaaaaaaaatttaattgaacccatacctttgggagattagggcgtgttgtaaccccttcaatcttgttgtctatttctttgggtgcatgtttaactgtagctttcgacttcaatttctcacgtagcttatccattactgctggatcgttacgatgtttggatctaaccttgtcgtaaccttcccaagatgaatcagaaccaggtgaaacaagaatttcttgatttttattggactgtttgagaccatgaacggatttcatatgtatcattgaaggtatgagaaacaaaaatagaaagatttacagaagaaagcaaatgataataattttagaagatttttcaaagatttacagaagaaatcaaaagatacaaattttagaagaaatcagattgaatgaggatgaagtgaaattccatataaggaaagattaaaatataccttagttggaaccttgaaattgattaacgGTTGAAGAGGATCGAATTAAGTAGAGCAAATTAGGGCGAGGATGTAGGAGGAGGCGGATGTATCAGTGAGGGAGAGAAAgctaaaggaaaaagagggattttggaaattttttggtgtaatagggaataaaaataaatatagtaggggaatatatataaaagggtaatttacccaaaataataattactaacTCAATTAAACAACCCACAAATTAATATCCtctcctatttatttatttttggtagAAAAGCATACTTTTATATATTAATATCAGTTAGCAAAAAGGGGGGCTATTGCCATCCATAATAGTGTCATTGTTACAAATATGGGCCATTATGTAGCCACTTAACAAAAGGTAATAAGTACTGATTTTCCTCAAAAATATAGTTCCTACAATGTTTGCCTAGACATATTTTGAAAGCAAATATTGGTGGAACTATCAAAATGTTGTCTTTCCCAAAGGCACTACATCTTGTTCCTTCCTTACTCAAGCTATCCGCTATCCTGTTCTGTTTCGTGAAGACGTGTGTCACTGGTGCTTTTCACTCAAAAAGAATGTTAGCATAAAAAGGGTTACCATGTAGAAGCATATTAATGACTTCAATGGAGTCTGTTGATTGCCAGCGATATTAGATTGTTCTCATGGGCTAGCTTGAGGCCCATTATTTGGAGGGCATGAAAATCCTCTCCTATTTGATTTGTTCATAATATACTTGGCacttttttaaagaaaatagtaaatgaagtGAATATTTTACAATAATATCCATGAcaattaaaactttaaaaagaaAACTGAGAAATAATTTGAAGCAAACAGTGGAGTATTACTACAACAATGAAATATTCAACAATTTCAATAAGTAAAGTTTAAAGAGGTAGCATgtacataaattatttttgatagatcctcaattgaaataaaatatataaaataaatacattagCGAAAAAATTCATATTGCAAACAACGAAAGAGAATAATagcaatattaaaaaaatacgataattgaaaaataatatcaaaattaaagaataagatgtcaaaaataataataatagtaatactttaTCTAATCACGTCTCTCCGAGTCTTCTTCCATCCATTTTAGTCAATTTGTACACTTTCTCATCACTTGTTTGTTCGAACTATGGACTATTTTAATCTTGTCTGCTTAATCTTCTCCGTCACGAAGGTCACTCCCGaaacaaaatttgaaatatttccgCAATTGTAAGATAACCTGAAATTAAAGGGTCTcattatgaaattaaaaaactCTCACTTTTCTTCATTAAAAAACACTGAACTTTTGCTTGAGATATACGAAAGAGAAATGTTGAGAAGAAAGCCGAGCAAAATCGAAGTTAAAATCGAAGACAAAGAAGAACTCGAAGAAGCTCGCAAACGCGCCGCCCTCATCGCCGCCTCTTCCTCCACCAGTACCACCAGCACCACCACCGGCgcctccaccaccaccaccaccggCGCGTCCTCTCTCCTCCAACACTTCGACCGCTCAACCGTCGATCCCTCCTCCAAAAATAACCGAATCGGCCTCAATTAATGGAGGTTGAAGTGAAGCTCCGATTGCCGGATTCTACCGCACATCAGAAGGTGCTCTCACTTTTCTCACCGTACCACAAAAAAACACACCACCAGCGTAACACTTTCTTCGACGGTGCTGCCGGCGAGCTGACCTCGCGCCGGGCTTTTCTACGGCTCCGATTCTATGAGAATTCGGAAAACATGAAATGTATGGTGTGTCTCAAGGCTAAAGCTGTAATTATCGACGGTGTTAGCCGAGTGGAAGAGGATGAAGAGGAATTGGATCCGAAAATTGGATATGAATGTGTTTCTAACCCTACAAAACTGATGGAGGTGGATTCTAGGGTTTTGAAAAGGGCAAAAGAGGAATTTCACGTTGGGGAGGAAGGATTTATTGGATTGGGTGGGTTTAAGAATGTGAGGAATGTGTTTGAGTGGTGTGGTGTGGAATTGGAGGTAGATGAGACTATGTATGACTTTGGGACTTGTTATGAGATTGAATGTGAAAGCTTGGAGCCAGAGAAAGTTAAAGGTATGATTGAGACATTCTTGAAGGACAATGGTATTGATTACAGCTATTCAGAAGTGTCAAAGTTTGCTACTTTCCGGGCCGGAAAGTTGCCTTAGTAAGTGATTCTTGTAGTACTCGATTAATTATCCTATATTGCTGCATCTTCTATGTGTCCATTGTGATTACATTTGTTTTGATAGTGTGTGTGCGCAGTTGTGTGAAGTAATCTTGGATACACATGATCTGATTTTATGCTTGATAAATTGGCGAATGAAATGAAATTTGTAAAGTGTGCCCATGATTAGTGTTAGGAAGTATTTTGTTGATTTCAATTTCTGTAATTTCTTTTGATTGGTAAAGTTATTATAACAAAGAGCAGCAAACTGCTGCAATGTATTTACATACGAAAGCCTAATTACAGGTTGTGCAATGAGCTCAAAAAGTCTATCATGGCCTCTTCATCATTTGCAATTGGATCTGTTCTTAATGGCTAATGCTGATAACAGATTCCTGCGAGATGAAAGCCCCTTCATTTCCCATTGCCAACCTAACCCAAAGGTCATGATATCAAACCCCAATGACACCAAAATCCTAACAAAATCTACTTACCCAGTGGCGGAGCTAGGAATTTCAAAAAAACCAAGTTCTTATGCCTAGGAGATTCAATAACTTAGATAtatgccaaaaatatattttttccctATCTACATGGAGTAATTTTTCAATGAAGGGGTTTCCATTGACCCCCTTTGCACCCCGCTGGCTCTGCCCCTCTACTTACCAACAATAGGTAGATTTGCACCCCTCTGG
Protein-coding sequences here:
- the LOC129891443 gene encoding triphosphate tunnel metalloenzyme 3-like, which produces MEVEVKLRLPDSTAHQKVLSLFSPYHKKTHHQRNTFFDGAAGELTSRRAFLRLRFYENSENMKCMVCLKAKAVIIDGVSRVEEDEEELDPKIGYECVSNPTKLMEVDSRVLKRAKEEFHVGEEGFIGLGGFKNVRNVFEWCGVELEVDETMYDFGTCYEIECESLEPEKVKGMIETFLKDNGIDYSYSEVSKFATFRAGKLP